AAAGTACAGTTAATATCTTTTTTCACACAAAACAATTGGATTACTCAAATAAGTGTTTAATCAAAATTTATTACATTTGATTTCAAAACAGATGTAGCCATGTGCCTGCACAGTGTTTGGATTTCCAATGCATCTCACAACTGGATTGGATTCAGACATAAACCTTTGAACATTCTGTTGAAAACACAACTCTTCTGACCTTGAATACTTTCAAAAAAGCCCAAGTGCTTGTCTATATCAGGATGAATAGCATGGCAGATGTTTACACGCTAATGTTTTGCATTACTAGGATTTTAACAATTCagatgcaaaataaacaacaattcAAGGCGTGATAGAAAGTCAGTAAAAGCTTTAACTTACAGGGTTTCATGTACTACCTTATTAAATTTACCAGGCCATGATGCAAGCTGGTGGTCCCGAATCTTCTGATTTCCCCACAGCAAAATCCACTTTAGCATAAAGAAAAATAAGGATTCTACATGAAAAACattctttagaaaaaatagTGATATTTCACAAAGGGTAGATTTTCTTTGTGTGCATGTTGAAATCAACATCTATTTTTATCATCTTTTTTGTTATAAAGATAAACCAATGCCCTTTGTGAAATATCACCATAatacatgtattttttatttttacgtTTTTCCACTTTCCAAAAAgagttaactgaaataacatACTACAGTTCATTGTGTAATCCATTAAACATCCAAAATATGTAACTCAAAACACAATGCTTATTTCTGTAGGATACTGCCTATGCTTAAtaccaaaagaaaacaaaaaccagaacaaacaaacaaaaccccttatatttatttacagttCACTTTGTGCCTTGCTTGAACTGGCATAACAATATATCCTCCTCTGGCATTTTAGGAGTTAACCATTTCTGTGCAGTCTTCAATATCTTGATCCTTACCATGGATTCTGGCAGTCAAGGATGTTCTGTGACGTACTCGTCCAGCATGTCGCACCAAGCACCTAGAAGAAAACTATCAACAAGTTTAGCAGTAACTTGTATTGAAAGCAGGTTCAAAAGACATGCTATTCAAGCCCTGCATAGTACACTTCAACAGTTAACTCTACATTTGACAACTACTGTCGTCATGTGCCCTCaaggctcatttacatctcgtGCAAAGTTCAGTCTCAGGAAACGCAGAAAAGGTAAAATACTTGACCCTACATTTTATGCGACAAGCTTGCACTTTCTGCACACTTGGTGCAGAATTCCACCGAGACGTGGTCTTTGTCCACATGCAGGCAGATACCACCCGCAGTATCTTTGTCCTCCACCTTCACCTTCTTCCTCGGAATGGCATAATCATGGTCGTTCTCGTTTGATTCCTGGAAAAGCGAGGTAGAGAATTTCATGCCGTTCACACCGCTCAATCTAGACAACAGCTGAGCCAGCATGCTCTCATTGGCCAGCACGGCTCTCAAGTACCTCGTTTCATTCTCCAATTCTTCCACCCGCTTGTTGAGGTTCCCGTTCTCCTGCTTTAGAATACGATTTTCTGACGTCAGGGACCCAACTCTCTGCTCCAAGCCACTGACGTATTCTTTCTTCTTTAGTCGGTTGATCCTCGCCGCAATGGCATTCTTGTTGATGATCTGACCGGAGACGTCTTGCAGTTTTGATCGTCGGACTGTGCCTCTTTTGTGGGATGCGGGATTATCGGCCACCGTGCTTTGATCCGTCTCGTCATTGGCCGGTGATTGGGATTCGAAATTGCCGAAAGGATCAACCAAGGCGTTGTCCAGGTCCCAGTTGAAATCAACGTCGAGCAAATCATCCAGGCCCCAATCGTTGCTGTCACTTTCTGGAGACGTGTATGTGTTTATTTCACTTGTATCAGAGGTTTTCAAAACTTCTCCATTCTCCTGGAAGCCATTTGGACACGTGACATCAGCGTTGAGGCTGCTTCTTCCTCTTTTTCTGGTGATCATGGCACTGTTTCCGGCAAGTCTACGCCTTAAATCTGTATAAATCAGAGAAACTGAGAGAAACAAAGAATGAAGTTAGCTTAATTATTTCATTTCAACAAACTGATGGTTACCGGCTGCCGCGTGCTTTTACATACTACGTactttgatatttttttaattatgtttacTATTTATTTAATTGATTATTACGATTTAGTTATTGTAGACATTTAGGAAAACTGAATAACAATCTCACAATTATGATAAGATTGAGGCAGATAACGTTATTTGAATACTTGTTATTCATGATTAGCAAACAAGCTAAGCTAAGGTCTGGATGTATTACACAATACAAGTAACATCTCagttatttcaacttactaAACATTAAATTACTCACTAGTTTCCATCAAAACAAACTGCAATACATATATTCACATTATATTAGCAAACAATATACGTAACTGTTGTAATAACCGTACAGGGCGCAGCAGCGCGCCTTTATCTACGTGACGCAGCGGTTTACAGGAAAAGAAAACaacaaatatctttgtgtttaaCATAGCTACTTACCTTAAATTATCAGCGTACGTCGTGAGAAGATGACTTGTCGAAGAAATGACGACAAAATGTTAACAAACGAAAAATATTAAGACAGTGTTAGGCCGAACACGGAGCCAGCAACGCTCACACAACGACACTGAGGAAAAGTAAAATGGCGACTCCCCGCCTCGAAATCTCGCGATGCTTCGCCGCGTGCCAACGAGGAGGAGCAAACACGGGCACGTTATGTAATTTTGTTAACTAGTTTACCgggcagtttaaaatatttttatcaaagcagttattaaaaagaaaaaagaatacaaaactAGGAACAGTTGTacagtttaaatattttattataattattttagtGTATTAAGGCAGTGTCTTTTTGTAGTGTAATAAGGCAGGCAAGTTTCCACTggaacatatttattttttggagttttgaaaacacaatatttttcatgttttcctcGTATTTACTGTCTATGACTCACCAAATCAAATATATCAatcaaacacaaataaaaaatgatccagttcattcatttaaatttctgCATACTCTTCAGTCCATGTTTATTTTCGTGTCCTTATGTTGATGCACTTTTCTTAGCCATGAGCAGCATCCTCAAAGGTAATACACCCTCCACCCATTCATTGTGACTCTGCATCATTTTCTCCCACAGGGCTGCCTCATCACTGCTAGAGTCCATCCAATCCACATCAGCACCATAACTTTTACCTGGGAGACAATACCATAACAATTTTTTACATGTATCACATGTGCTGTGTCCTTTCATTATCTAAATTCATGATTGGACATATTGTTGTGCGATAGTTGCCCTGTCGTCTTATTTACCTGTTCCAGGACCGAGCCTGATACCTCCAATGAAGTGGCTGTGTAGTCTTTCATGATCCCACACAGTAAGCTCTACGCAGGCCTCTTTCAGGTCCTCTGGCCTGAAACCTTCATACACCAGGGTGTGGTTAAACTCTGGGTTGGATGACCTCTTTACTACTCTTGTTTTCTGTCGGCTTTTTCGGCTAGTATCTGGGAGGACTGTGCTGAAAAGGTATTTAGACACTTATTTAGACACATTCCCACTTATATAATGTAAAATCTATGATATGCAAAGTTGAAAGGATGCATACAAATGTATAAAATGAAATATTGATTAATACCATTTAACAAAAGGGTTTATGGAAACCCCTCTGGAAATAGGCAGATTCCTGCATTCTTTCACCAAGATTTGCACCTCACCATTCATCTTGGTCTTGGGACCTGCAAGGCAACATCAGAATTAATGCCTAGTGAAGATATTTTATAaagttattaataataataaagatcaGCATCACAAAGGTTTAGTTGTTATTTGGCTACGTACTGTGAGAAGTCTGCTGGAGAAAACGGAGAGCGACTCTCATCTCTGCTATCATTTCTTCACTACAGGCAGAATGTTTTGGGCTGCGGGGAACCTGAACCTGGTAAAAATAAGTAATACTTAAATGGCAGTCCTATATATTGTGATGTAACAGAAATCACTATATAAATAGTGGATCATAAAGACTTATCTTACCCTTCCTTTAAGCAGGTATTCATTCATCTGTGTTGTACTGAAGTCCCATTCGGCCAGATCAATGTCGACCTCTCCAAGACAGCTGTTATGGCCAAATGTGTCATTGTGCCACACGGAGACGTTTAACTTTTGAGTTTTCAACGTCTCCATTGGAATTTTATACTGGATAGACAAAACGTACATTTTGGTCATCTAGTTTTACAAACACCACAGACAGCAAGACAGAACATTTATAAATCTCATACCCGCAGAATCTCATTGTACGTTGGATCCAGAGTTTTCTTCCTTACGCATGTTTTTCTCTTTCCAAATTTTGCTTTATCAGGTAGTAAGTAACATTTAACATACctaaatgtcaaataaaaaaggCAGAATATTATACATTTGGTTCTTCCTTTTATCCGAATTCTTATACCCACTACTACACTTACGGGTCAGAACGGTTCCTCTTAGGATCAGCCACGGCGAGATCTTTGCACTTCACTACGAAGATGTGGAAATCTTCAAGTTTTTCCACATAGTTTATTGCGAACTGGATTGTGCCTTTGACTGCCACATTACCAAATTCCCCACTGTTGATACTCGTTACACTGCCAGTGACCTATACATAGCACACACGGAAACAAAGACACACTATATATCTATACCTATTCATAATAGGATGTTATTAATAAAAATTCCAGTGGATCCACATGAACATCGATGTATGTGTTAAAATGCTACTGTGTAATATTAGAGCAGGTCATTATTTAGCATCATTAAGGTTGTGTACAAGACAGGGGTCACATACAGACGACATGGAGGTCACTTCAGAGCAAATATTAAAGGCAGGGGAAGCGTTGCATGCTCTCGGTCTGTCAAATTGGAGACTGCTCACTGATGCACAGTCACCGTTTCTGTAATCCatctattttttacatgcacaAACAATTGAAGATGGTGAAAATAGGTTAATCAGGCGTGATACAGGCTGTGATAATGTACATGCTGGGGtttttcaacccatggttgggtaaaatatgtacaaacagTTGGtataaattaacctagaaaatt
This window of the Paramisgurnus dabryanus chromosome 10, PD_genome_1.1, whole genome shotgun sequence genome carries:
- the sytl2a gene encoding synaptotagmin-like protein 2 isoform X7, with protein sequence MIDLSYLTEEEKGMVLAVLKRDAELKNLEEQRIKRLRKTEKDSSRLKYLTGEWFYETKYHRHRDRIHGSDIIRASMGQRKPYTISELSHRWDEKPSLVNSERRDVFIPPELMGLIEDPSTQSRNDRVDDQKFPEAQQERQRSQIKPRQNPFNIRRYADRHINGVKEAEQAPSEGDNAEHSPVQAALERASTRPISISKSLEDLPSTPSSSTVASNTNTSFSDPEQIKMMSLSVPTFINQEMDYRNGDCASVSSLQFDRPRACNASPAFNICSEVTSMSSVTGSVTSINSGEFGNVAVKGTIQFAINYVEKLEDFHIFVVKCKDLAVADPKRNRSDPYVKCYLLPDKAKFGKRKTCVRKKTLDPTYNEILRYKIPMETLKTQKLNVSVWHNDTFGHNSCLGEVDIDLAEWDFSTTQMNEYLLKGRVQVPRSPKHSACSEEMIAEMRVALRFLQQTSHSPKTKMNGEVQILVKECRNLPISRGVSINPFVKCTVLPDTSRKSRQKTRVVKRSSNPEFNHTLVYEGFRPEDLKEACVELTVWDHERLHSHFIGGIRLGPGTGKSYGADVDWMDSSSDEAALWEKMMQSHNEWVEGVLPLRMLLMAKKSAST
- the crebzf gene encoding CREB/ATF bZIP transcription factor isoform X1 gives rise to the protein MITRKRGRSSLNADVTCPNGFQENGEVLKTSDTSEINTYTSPESDSNDWGLDDLLDVDFNWDLDNALVDPFGNFESQSPANDETDQSTVADNPASHKRGTVRRSKLQDVSGQIINKNAIAARINRLKKKEYVSGLEQRVGSLTSENRILKQENGNLNKRVEELENETRYLRAVLANESMLAQLLSRLSGVNGMKFSTSLFQESNENDHDYAIPRKKVKVEDKDTAGGICLHVDKDHVSVEFCTKCAESASLSHKM
- the sytl2a gene encoding synaptotagmin-like protein 2 isoform X6, encoding MIDLSYLTEEEKGMVLAVLKRDAELKNLEEQRIKRLRKTEKDSSRLKYLTGEWFYETKYHRHRDRIHGSDIIRASMGQRKPYTISELSHRWDEKPSLVNSERRDVFIPPELMGLIEDPSTQSRNDRVDDQKFPEAQQERQRSQIKPRQNPFNIRRYADRHINGVKEAEQAPSEDNHELYAEPQCTQVSNFNSTAEVTGDNAEHSPVQAALERASTRPISISKSLEDLPSTPSSSTVASNTNTSFSDPEQIKMMSLSVPTFINQEMDYRNGDCASVSSLQFDRPRACNASPAFNICSEVTSMSSVTGSVTSINSGEFGNVAVKGTIQFAINYVEKLEDFHIFVVKCKDLAVADPKRNRSDPYVKCYLLPDKAKFGKRKTCVRKKTLDPTYNEILRYKIPMETLKTQKLNVSVWHNDTFGHNSCLGEVDIDLAEWDFSTTQMNEYLLKGRVQVPRSPKHSACSEEMIAEMRVALRFLQQTSHSPKTKMNGEVQILVKECRNLPISRGVSINPFVKCTVLPDTSRKSRQKTRVVKRSSNPEFNHTLVYEGFRPEDLKEACVELTVWDHERLHSHFIGGIRLGPGTGKSYGADVDWMDSSSDEAALWEKMMQSHNEWVEGVLPLRMLLMAKKSAST
- the sytl2a gene encoding synaptotagmin-like protein 2 isoform X8; translated protein: MGKANWPKGNSMSPPQAISEVLTIPLDSGPLHSSAVWSQGLSLGQLEHRKTLEEDIDLGPIMSSERKLSTDCHSNACQVRSYIPLSLKHYLSLSKQTILNEKERLEVQTGEAFKGRVSNERSSSRHSQSDSEEITFDSSGSSTPEAWSFSRSACDNAEHSPVQAALERASTRPISISKSLEDLPSTPSSSTVASNTNTSFSDPEQIKMMSLSVPTFINQEMDYRNGDCASVSSLQFDRPRACNASPAFNICSEVTSMSSVTGSVTSINSGEFGNVAVKGTIQFAINYVEKLEDFHIFVVKCKDLAVADPKRNRSDPYVKCYLLPDKAKFGKRKTCVRKKTLDPTYNEILRYKIPMETLKTQKLNVSVWHNDTFGHNSCLGEVDIDLAEWDFSTTQMNEYLLKGRVQVPRSPKHSACSEEMIAEMRVALRFLQQTSHSPKTKMNGEVQILVKECRNLPISRGVSINPFVKCTVLPDTSRKSRQKTRVVKRSSNPEFNHTLVYEGFRPEDLKEACVELTVWDHERLHSHFIGGIRLGPGTGKSYGADVDWMDSSSDEAALWEKMMQSHNEWVEGVLPLRMLLMAKKSAST
- the crebzf gene encoding uncharacterized protein crebzf isoform X2; translation: MITRKRGRSSLNADVTCPNGFQENGEVLKTSDTSEINTYTSPESDSNDWGLDDLLDVDFNWDLDNALVDPFGNFESQSPANDETDQSTVADNPASHKRGTVRRSKLQDVSGQIINKNAIAARINRLKKKEYVSGLEQRVGSLTSENRILKQENGNLNKRVEELENETRNQTRTTMIMPFRGRR